The segment TAACGGGAGACTTCACACTTGATCGTGCGCGACAATGTTATACTGGTGGCCTGTGAATCTCCACTTTACGTCCCGAGGTTGATGTAAAATCATTAACTGCCAATTTACGGTTAAGCCATGGACAACAGCCGCTGCATTAGAAAGTCATAGAAATGGCCCTCGGACTACGTATTACAACTGCGGGAAGCTTTATGGTCCTAAAGGTGTGACTGAGGGCTCGTTTGGGCAATAAATATGGCATCCTCGCTCATAGCTATCAATCACGCCCACACGACCTTTTGTCTGTACCTTCACGGTATTACCTATTCAAACTGTGATTTATGCATTGCAGAAACCTATTATGCCTTTTCGATGCCTCATATAATATGGAGGGACCTATGTACAAAACTGGGTTCATGTTctttattttcaaaaaatggAGATAATGGAAAGTGATTATCTTTATGACTTTTCACCCCATTAATTTTACAGGATTCAAACACAGGTTTTTGTCTTTGGTATAGATGTCTGAACAGTCTAAACGATCTTCCTTGAGATGTCAATGGACACAGTGTTAGTGAgagagcaatatttcagccgtatcgtgacgagaacaattaaatTAATTACGAAAATAGAGATTAATTGATGGCACATTgtaaaaaactgtcaacgaacACAGTGTAACTAACTAGAATGTCACAGAGAACAATGTAAAATTAGTAATTAGGTATAAAACAGTTGAACTTTTGacaacaatacaatatgaaaatgggctatagattgcaaacaactgaaggtagaacaccacactagggaccatggggacttaggTACACTTGCTTCCTGCATAGGCCCAAGCTGGATTTACGCCATCCCTTCAGTCGTTAGTAACAGTGATAGAAGGAAACGAAGGCAAATATGACAACATCTATGGTTTAGATGTCATGCTTTTCTTCGTTGTAAATTGTACCATGATGAtcatgagtatggttttaagcttACAATAACAACACGTCGAGCCCATGGAGAAATCGAACGCCGCCCCTTGATCATGACTAATGATTATGACTAAAGTAaatgcagaaaatatatacCTTTCTTTGGAATTTGCGTACAATCGTTGCAGAAGATGCCTTGCATTTCGTTACTGTAAAAAGAAATATTCGCCTTTCTCATTAACGCCCCGCCCAAATATTGAACCAACATTTTGTACACATGAAAAAAATTAACGCAACATTGACTCTCAAATTGTGTATGGATTTTTCACACTTGTAAGCttatggttttcaagttgtaaATATCCACAGGAATCAAGGGCGTTGGGATataaaacaaaaaagtaaaaataaCATCCGTCGGCCTACcccatattttttttaagaaaaaaacgaAGAAGTGATGAGAAacaagtatatatttttatgtgaCCTTATGTTCAGGCAATCTGACGGTGGTCGGTGCGTCTTGGCCAGATCATCCAGCGACTGAcatgatctacgcaactggcatTCGCTTTAACAAACATGTTATCAACTCTTACCAACACTCTCATGTATTGCTTATTAAGACACACTCCCTGCGGATGAAAGAATATACTTAAGTGAAAATATAAGACGGGCGTAATTAGTAGTTCCAGCGCCAACAGACATTTCCGATTCGAGGTGAGCATCGCATCACATTAACACAGCACTAACTGTTGCAGCGAGGATACATGCAAGATGACAGCCGCTTCAACGCTTGGCAGAAAATTCACTTTGCAACAGGACATGCGAACCTATTCAAGCTTATACTCAATGTGGTACCGATCATGAATATAGCTATGttgtgaacacattttacagaacGTTGTGACTTCCTTCCTCCATTTACAGATCGTCCATCCCTTGCCAGGAGCTCCTTCATTCTGGGCATAATTCTATCCTCCCCTCACATAGTAAACCTTTGGCCAAGTCAATGAAATCGATTGATGAAAGGTCGGCTGGTAGGTGTTTAACAAACGTTAGACTTCAGTTGGTTTACATCGCACTCTAGGCTACATAACATTGGTTGGCTTGTTCTTATACACCGatctcagcagtattcctgctatatgacgGTATTTTGTAAACGAAAGACAAACCAATGATCAAatgcatgaacatcgatatatgcaactgggatacaatggcacgtgtcaactaagtcagccagACCATTTGATCCCTCTAcaagcctcttacgacaatcgtaggttactgaagacaattcTATGGTCGGGTCTCCACGTGTTCATGAGTGAgtctcatcggcaatattgcagccataacgTGACAACATAATTTGACACTGAAACAGAATTTATGCATGTAACAAAAATCAACGTCGACACTGAGACGCTTCATCGACTTGatttttaacgtcacatccgcaatatttaagccatatcatgacgagaacatatttgacattgaagtggaatatatgtaaattataAATTAAAGTACttacgaaagacagtaaaacaactagaatatcacaattagaatacAAACTTgcgtggaaagttaaacctAACAACCAACAACAGCCAGGGGCACAGGATGAGAGGGTAGGTCTATATCTATCTTTGACACAACTGCAGCGCTGTTTAGAACTGCTACACCAGCAGGCGATGGCGATCAGGTGAAATGAAGCTTACTGTGTTTATCTGTCTTTGAACGTGAATGTCCATCCACATGCACGCTTGTCAACACGTATATGTACGCTTGTTAACACTAGAGTAATATTAGACAAACTTCTCCTGGATACCAAACGCAGACACGTTTCCAGCCTGAAATACTGAAATTTATCTCTTTGTGGTGGTCCCAAACTGGGGTAAATGAAGCAATATCATTTGGTATGACGAAACGAGGAGATCAAACCATCGACCTTTGCTTCTGCTGTATCCACACCACCACGCAGAGTTagtaagtattgttttacgttGCTTATGTAGTaatgttccatcaatatcacgtcggggacactgggattcacacattgtgcccatgtggagaatcgcacAACCTTTTAACTCTAGGCTTCACCACCGCCCAGCAACATCGAGCACCTCCATGCACAGCTGCGACAACAGATGCGCCATCCAACGTCATTTCTAGGTCTTGTCCTGGCAATCACCAAATAGATGAATATGGAGCACAAAGCATGACGGTGTCATATGGCATGGGATAGGGCGGTTTGTTATATCTGCCTCATATCAACCGTTGCCAATGAATAATGGAAGTTGCATATACAGCCAGCTGATAACATAATGAGACAAACGGCACCGTGCTGGTTAGTCACGGAAGCATGTTGTCTTGATCCCTTGATCAACGTTACTATGGCGCAGTATTTTCCGATTTAATTACATATTTTGCACGCAAAACATACACATGACTCACAAGTGACATAGGAATTATGCTGGGACATTGAGCAAAAACGTGTTTGTAAACTGTATAGCTGCTAATAGTTTCCGTAATTCTGTGATTCTGTTATGTCACAGTAAAAacgtgagttaagttttatgccacttttaacaatattccagctatatcacggcggcggacaccaggaatggagtTCACACATCGCGCCCATGTGAGGAATGAAACACGGgtcgaactctttaaccacgaggctacctcaccgcccatAGTATAGAAAATGTTAGTTTGACTCCTTGGGTGATTTCTCTGTACAAAACCTTATGTGAAATAATGTTTCTCTATTCCCACGCAGACaacattgtgagtgagttaatgttttacGTCAAAtccgcaatattcaagccatatcgtgacgagaacatgtttggcattgaaatggaatataaatatatgtatattataaaaacctgtcgacgaaggacggtaaaacaactaaaatatcacaattagaattaaaactgtacctagtctggtgatctaccttcagttgttggagatctatagcctgttttaatattgttttgtccagatagtgacattaattttaactttccacgctagtttcaatgataactgtgatattctagttcttttactgtccttgtcGATAGGTTTTTATAGTAGGCATATGTtccttttcagtgttaaatgttctcgtcacggtatgggTGAAccattgccaatgtgacgttacgtattaactcactcactcactagaattAAAAATAACTTAGAAAGTTAAAAGTAATAGCActttttggacaatacaatataaaacaggctatagatcgccaagaaCTGACggtggatcaccatactaaggaccatctgctacctgcatggacccaagctgTTTTTACTCTCTCCCTTCAGCTCTTGTGGACTGTATGAAGTGTAAACCATAATAACAACAATACTAGGTTTAAACAGTTTAAAGAGAAACGTATGGAAACGTAAAAGCAGTACATTGTAAATGCTGCCATGTATATCGTAACTGAGAGTACTCCCGGGTAAGTATAAGATActttcaaatgtaaatataacGTACGTATATGTCGACgcgacaaaaccatttccaaattcattaaaaaaaaTCTCTGTAAGTACActtgtgactatatcatgaggatatatttatttcagcagttttacagctgtacgatgttgtttataaacaaatcgtgtttggaccagacaacccagtgattctCGACATGCGATAAGATGACAAAGCATGTGTGTATGCATCACTATGATACTTTAACATGACAAAAGTACTACATTTGGTAAATTTAAACTTCATCTGAATGTTTCGGTACTTACATACCCTTTCAGGAACCGAGAAGGATCATGCCCGACGATTCCTCTCCTAAATATAAGTGAGAGAGGAATAAAGCACAGACTGTCCTTGAGTTCGTAATTATAACTGCCTCGTGAACATATATATTAGGCTATGTACAGCCTGAAGAGCAACTATGACTTTAAGAGCAATTACAGGCGGATGGTCATTGAGCTTCCAAAATATTTGAGCTTTTACACATTTCAGAGGTCTCAGCATATGATTACCATAATAACAACAATACTAGGTTTAAACAGTTTAAAGAGAAACGTATGGAAACGTAAAAGCAGTACATTGTAAATGCTGCCATGTATATCGTAACTGAGAGTACTCCCGGGTAAGTATAAGATActttcaaatgtaaatataacGTACGTATATGTCGACgcgacaaaaccatttccaaattcattaaaaaaatCTCTGTAAGTACActtgtgactatatcatgaggatatatttatttcagcagttttacagctgtacgatgttgtttataaacaaatcgtgtttggaccagacaacccagtgattctCGACATGCGATAAGATGACAAAGCATGTGTGTATGCATCACTATGATACTTTGATGATAGCGGATTCGagaaaaggtgagcgtatcctgcttCACCGATGGCACTAGTCATGACGCATATGTTAAATCTAGTAAATTGTTTTGTATGCTATAAAACACAATGGGGAATTGCGCATGTGTCGGACATCATCTTTGTTACTGATGCATCAAATCTGGAGAATTTCTCCACATGTCTACCATAAAAGTTCTTGAACGTTTCACTGTACGTATAACGTAGACAGAGGAAAGTATCATAATCTGTCGAATAATCGGCCTTGGTAACAATATTTTCCCAAATTATCGGCAATAGGTCCGGGTCAGTTTTAAAGGATTCGATGATGTTGACTATCAAAcctgatttatttattgatgaGCTTCCTAAAACGTAAATAGAGTAAATCGTCATTTTCATATGTCGAAGATACGGAGAGCAATAAAGCACCATCTCCAGTCTAGACTAATCATGCTATATTTCATactaaatatttctgaatggtTCAATAGAGACCGGAAAATACCATTTGAACACATATGACCTCAGACCTCATTTCCCTAACTCCTCCACCTATTGATAAAGTATAGATAGACACTCAAAATTGATTAAAGAATATTGATAATCGTTGAGGTGAAaatattcagagaatatgtgAGAGTTGAGCACCTGGTAGAAATGAGACGGATGATgacagagtgaatgagtgagtcaatatttagcgtcacatcggcaatatcgttAGCGTATCGTGACGATAACAATTCGATTTTTGTCCGTATTAAAGTTAGTGGGTGAGTTAttatgtaacgtcacatcggttatatttctgtcatatcgtgacgagaacatttaacactgaaatggaatatgttatcataaaaacatgtaaaagggcagtaaaacaactagaataccaCAAATAGATTTAAAACAAGCgtgggaagttaaaactaatatcactatttggacaatacagtctaaaaacagactatagatcgccaacacctgaaggttgatcaccaaactagggaccatggggacttacagtacctttactACCTGCAATGtctctagttggatttacaccccGTCAGAAGCTGGCGACAGAAGGAAATGTTAGGCAAACTTAAAACAAGAAGAATACCACGTTCAAAAAGCCCGGTACGTTTACATTGACTTGAaagtttcgggacttacgtaccttctcaggaggacaataattttacaatacttcaacccttGTCTGTATTAAAATCAAAAATCAAGAAAAATAGAACGTAAAAatctgtcatcgaaggacagcaGCAATATTACATTATCACAGCTCGAGATTTAAAACTAGTACGCTAACACTAGATCATTCTCGCGATAACATTTCAATATTCAACCGGGTCAAAGACCACTAGGAACAGATGGTTGGTCACCATtcaaggacccgtgaaggtctggtgTAGAATAGGgattcaacaacccatgcttgccacgaaaggcgactgtgctggtcataagaggcaactaacgagatcgggtggtcaagctcgctgacttgtttatACGTCTTCTGTACcgacttgcgcagatcgatgctcatgcaatcactggattgcatggtccagagtcgattatttacagactgccgccatatagctggaatattgctgagagcggcgttaaactaaactcacacactcactcactatacaagggaccatggggatgtAAAGTACTTTGGCAACCTCCATGGACCTTAGTTGGATTTATATCAAAACTTCAGCAGCTGGGGATTGTTGTCAACATTAGCCAGCATTAACATGACAAAAGTACTACATTTGGTAAATTTAAACTTCATCTGAATGTTTCGGTACTTATATACCCTTTCAGGAACCGAGAAGGATCATGCCCGACGATTCCTCTCCTAAATATAAGTGAGAGAGGAATAAAGCACAGACTGTCCTTGAGTTCGTAATTATAACTGCCTCGTGAACATATATATTAGGCTATGTACAGCCTGAAGAGCAACTATGACTTTAAGAGCAATTACAGGCGGATGGTCATTGAGCTTCCAAAATATTTGAGCTTTTACACATTTCAGAGGTCTCAGCATATGATTAGATGATTGAGTCATCAGTGTGTGAAAGGATTTGATGTTATGTTCGTTAGTTTTACACACTTCTCAGTTATAGCTTCATGGTATTATCCTTTTGATCAAATGAATGGTTTAAATGAGATATTATAAAATCACTTGTTTCAGAAGTATCCAAGGATCAGTATCTGAAAGTTCATATACTGGATTTTATCTTATTTCTGAATGCATATGACTTCACTGTATGCTTAGTtgtcagctatattccagcacaGCAATTAACATCAACATAACTGAAATAGGTTGTTTCAGatttcagtttgaaatgttAATATATCAGGGACTAATTCATGACGAGGGCCCTGGGGGCACTTCTACTCATTCAACCCAGTGAgatgaaactggtgtcgtttcaaaGGCGCCAGCCTCGATTGCTGGATGTGGCAATTGCCCTTTGGAAAGAAAACCACTACTGATCTATTAGTCGGGAGATATTGCAATATCAGTACACTGTCCATTGTCTCCTGTTACATTTTATGTATGTGATACTCACTAAGGCGGGGCAGACCTAAACGAATATGAGTAAAAAATACTTAAGTACGCTATCAACGTTTGCGAAAGACTATCACTGTCTGAGCTCACTGTGTAGGCTAAACCGTAATAGGTAATATAGAGATACGTCTAGTTACTTCCAAtggtcgtgggttcgaatcgaCCCGGCTAAGTCATAATCCTTGGTATGTTGGGTGGGTTAAAACTTTATAGTCGCAGCGGGAGGGTTTCAGCCTTGTCGTGACTAAACCAGTTTTAAATTCATGATAAATGAAAAGGAAAATAGGCATAAATTTGACGAAAAAACCCTGACGAAAGACATCAAAATCGaatagaatatcacagtgtCGGGAATTAAAAAGTAGCATTCTAAACCTGGATTCAAataggacaatacaacatataaaAGGGGTCGGTATCGCCACTTTGAATCGTGATaagatgtaaatccagctagggtccatgcaggtagcaaaggtactgtaagtccccatggtccgtagtatggtgatctaccttcagttgttagcaatctatagtctgttttcatattgtactgtcctgtatagataaactgttttaggtacttacttacttactagttttacattcttttctgtgatattctagttgttttactgtcctttgtcgacaggttttcataatacacatatatttcattgcaatgttatgttcccgtcacgatctggctgagacattgccgatgtgacgttaaatattaactcactcactcactcacttgaatcgTGATACACGTCGTTCATTCGCATCACAAGCGTCCACTGAAACCACAGATGAAAAACACAATAACAACAAACCGCTCGCACTTAACAAAATTACATTAATTATATAATAACTGATATCAATATAATTGTGAATTCAATTTTCAATCAGTGAATATTATTATACAGTTTTAAATCCATGTAAAAGTCACGGAAGACCCAGTTCCACATATTGATAACTGATAGTTACAGTGTCACATATATACTAGCAAGGTACGTTTTGCATGTCCAGGATTTAACTAAAGTTAGAAAGGAAGAGGCTGAgaattgtattgtgtattgcGGTGAATATGTCATGAGGAGGCTCTGTAATTATCTCGGCACAAGTCTAGGAACCTTGAGAAGCTTTGAATTTCTGAAGGAAGTGATCTTTTTAGGTTTACATAAAGGAAATGTAAAACAGTAAATACACCTGATGTTATCCTCCTTGTTTATAAAATATCGCATCGGTGGCGCCTATCACGCCACCATTCTAAACCAACACTGACCGATCAAGAACTACTAACCAATAACATATGAAAACCAACTAGAATCAGTCTTGACATACTGAAATTAggtttgtcaaaatattttcctCCAGTCAAAATCTACTAATCTAGCATTATACTCAGTGTAATGATAACACACGGCATGTTATCTTTAGGTTGATTGAATCTCAGGATCATTCTTACTTTTTTTATGTTACTGCCATCCAATAATGTGCAAAATGCATGTAAGATAATATCCTATACAACATACCGCTCAACCTAGTCAGAGTTACAAGCAGAttaacgtcgtgttatacagcTGCATTGGAGAAGATAGGGAAGTGATCGATATCATCAATATTGAGTCTGCTCATATCAAAAGGACATGTTCTAATGAAGAAAAACACTATATGTCACGAAGACAATTAATTTATTTCATGGTCGGCTTTAGCGGAGAGTATATACAGTCAAATTACCAGGTACGCGGAAAGGTCACTCTGTAAATACGAAGTGATTAAGGTGTATCGGGTTCCCTTATAATATAATGAAGGATGAAAGGTACCTGCTGGTCTCTTTGGGCATATCCAGTCTCACCTGATAAATAGAAGAAGATATTTGAAGATTACACAAAATCTGTAGCCTGGCCACCTGGACTCTtgtcacaacatccacacaAGCGTCCGTGGTCACTGCTGGTCCTGCGTCTCCTGGATACACAGCACAAGGTGAAAAGAGCCACAAGACCCTTGCGAAAACTGCGTAAaaataacacatacaaaaaGAATTTATATACAGCATTGAGTTTGGCAAGGTGTTCGAACAGCCCCATAAGCTGAAAGTCAATTGGTCTCCGAGCACTTGTGAAACTTAACTTGGCTCGGAGGTACACCGAAGGCATTAGAAGTCCCACGTACATTACTCCACAGATGACACACACCAAAGTTGCTGCTGAACTTTCCGAAGACAAATCCACACCATTAGAAACAAGAGCGGCACTTACTCTTGTTGACATCCTCACCGAGCGCGGTGCAGGTTTAGTTGTGCTCTCACCGAAGCACCGATTTGCTGCACATTTGACGAGAAGAATAATGTCCATGAGAACTATTAGCACCATTGGGATGAACACAGAAAAGACTATCTCCACTTTCCGTAGTCTTTCGAGATCTCTTATGCTTTCTACCATGGGAGCACACATGGACACTCTTCGACTGATTTTCGTAACGATGTGCGTCCACAGTAAATACAGGTACGCAACCATTGAGAAGATAGCAATTGTAATAATGATACATTTAGAGCGGAATTTCgtacaccacttcttcttccgaCGTTGGCCAAACTGCCAAAGACATCGTTCTAGATGTGCAGACACAAGGTACCAGGTTCCCAGAAAGGTAGACAAGAATAAGGCATATGTTGTGAGCTGACACATACCGGTGTGGTTgtatatatcaaacacatttcTTGAAATCCACAGGATCATGGAACATAGCAGAAAGGTGAGGTCAGCAAGTCCAACGGCGGTTAGGTAGATGCTTAATGGATGGCGCCCTACGGGAGTGATGAGAAATGTA is part of the Haliotis asinina isolate JCU_RB_2024 chromosome 6, JCU_Hal_asi_v2, whole genome shotgun sequence genome and harbors:
- the LOC137286876 gene encoding uncharacterized protein; amino-acid sequence: MAYNMQGGNGTVSLDFIHSISDNDTDPERLLSNVTKHFFRPRELSKLQQIQNELDLVTMPVALSTGIVTNILIVCTFLITPVGRHPLSIYLTAVGLADLTFLLCSMILWISRNVFDIYNHTGMCQLTTYALFLSTFLGTWYLVSAHLERCLWQFGQRRKKKWCTKFRSKCIIITIAIFSMVAYLYLLWTHIVTKISRRVSMCAPMVESIRDLERLRKVEIVFSVFIPMVLIVLMDIILLVKCAANRCFGESTTKPAPRSVRMSTRVSAALVSNGVDLSSESSAATLVCVICGVMYVGLLMPSVYLRAKLSFTSARRPIDFQLMGLFEHLAKLNAVYKFFLYVLFLRSFRKGLVALFTLCCVSRRRRTSSDHGRLCGCCDKSPGGQATDFV